The following coding sequences are from one Achromobacter sp. B7 window:
- a CDS encoding helix-turn-helix transcriptional regulator: MTANAAAPHAHRQHLQAIIAGLNEGIILLEPDGSIAWANNSALELHGVDNLEALGGTPAGYRKRYTLTYRNHHRVPARQYPLDRLAAEETFDDLLLDLSRKDDEEFLRNVRARGLNLEGDKGADYRVLILHDQTEQINAEERFERTFGANPAPALICRLSDLRYVKVNQGFLEMTGYTRETVLGKSAYELDVLDGGDDKEQAVANLNEGKTITQREGVVKLADGGAKFVMVAGQPIDMQDEPCMLFTFIDLEARKRTEMALRESEERFSKAFKLAPVPMAVCEGDTLRVLDINDAFAAVTGASPEDSVGAALTDVGLQPYEGMAASLKRGESARNREATLATQDGGALDCLVSAEPVMIGGQRRLLIVMQDITERKRSEIELLAAIEAVMQDTSWFSRGIIEKLAQLRQPAPASRDVAELAQLTTREREVLGLLCQGHDDDGIAKALKLSRNTVRNHVATIYSKIGVHRRSAAIVWARDRGITGHESARVRDKPAKE; this comes from the coding sequence GTGACCGCAAACGCCGCCGCGCCACACGCGCATCGCCAACACCTGCAAGCCATCATCGCGGGTTTGAATGAAGGCATCATCCTGCTTGAACCCGACGGCTCAATTGCATGGGCCAATAACAGCGCACTTGAATTACACGGCGTCGACAATCTTGAAGCGTTGGGCGGCACGCCCGCCGGCTACCGCAAGCGCTACACGCTGACCTACCGCAACCATCACCGCGTACCCGCGCGCCAATATCCGCTGGACCGCCTGGCCGCTGAAGAAACGTTTGACGATCTGCTGCTGGACCTGAGCCGCAAGGATGACGAAGAGTTCCTGCGCAACGTGCGCGCACGCGGCTTGAACCTGGAAGGCGACAAAGGCGCTGACTATCGCGTGCTGATCCTGCACGACCAGACCGAGCAGATCAACGCCGAAGAACGGTTCGAACGCACCTTCGGCGCGAATCCGGCGCCCGCCCTCATTTGCCGGCTTTCCGACCTGCGCTACGTCAAGGTCAACCAGGGCTTTCTGGAAATGACGGGCTACACGCGTGAGACCGTGCTGGGCAAGTCCGCGTACGAGTTGGATGTGCTGGACGGCGGCGACGACAAAGAACAGGCCGTGGCCAATCTGAACGAAGGCAAGACCATTACACAGCGCGAAGGCGTCGTGAAGCTGGCGGACGGCGGCGCCAAATTCGTGATGGTCGCCGGCCAACCGATCGACATGCAGGACGAACCCTGCATGCTGTTCACCTTCATCGACCTGGAAGCGCGCAAACGCACCGAGATGGCGCTGCGCGAAAGCGAAGAGCGCTTTTCCAAGGCGTTCAAGCTGGCGCCCGTGCCGATGGCCGTATGCGAAGGCGATACGCTGCGCGTGCTGGATATCAACGACGCCTTTGCAGCGGTAACCGGCGCATCGCCCGAAGACAGCGTGGGCGCGGCCTTGACCGACGTAGGCCTGCAACCCTACGAAGGCATGGCCGCCAGCCTGAAGCGCGGCGAAAGCGCGCGCAACCGCGAAGCCACGCTGGCCACACAGGATGGCGGCGCGCTTGATTGCCTGGTGTCGGCCGAGCCCGTGATGATCGGCGGGCAACGCCGACTGCTGATCGTGATGCAGGACATCACCGAACGCAAACGCTCCGAGATCGAACTGCTGGCCGCGATCGAAGCGGTGATGCAGGACACGTCGTGGTTCAGCCGGGGCATCATCGAAAAGCTGGCGCAGTTGCGCCAGCCCGCGCCGGCCTCGCGCGATGTGGCGGAACTGGCGCAACTGACCACGCGCGAACGCGAAGTGCTGGGCCTGCTCTGCCAGGGCCACGACGACGACGGCATCGCCAAGGCGTTGAAGCTGTCGCGCAATACGGTGCGCAATCATGTGGCCACGATCTACAGCAAGATCGGCGTGCACCGTCGTAGCGCGGCGATTGTCTGGGCGCGCGATCGAGGGATCACGGGCCACGAGTCCGCGCGGGTGCGTGACAAGCCGGCTAAGGAGTGA
- the bioB gene encoding biotin synthase BioB codes for MQTAYIPVPQTTRNRAAPAWTPDDILALYAMPFIDLMHRAQQVHRAHFDPNAVQLSSLLSIKTGGCPEDCAYCPQSSHYDTGLDADKLMPLDEVVAAAKAAQAGGAQRFCMGAAWRSPKPHHLEAVARMVSAVKSLGLETCVTLGMLRDGQAEQLKDAGLDYYNHNLDTSPEFYGKIISTRTYQDRLDTLARVREAGISVCCGGIVGMGESRRERAGLIAQLANMEPYPESVPINNLVQVEGTPLAKVEPLDPFEFVRTIAVARITMPRAAVRLSAGRETMDDAMQALCFMAGANSMFYGDALLTTANPQMQADQRLLQRLGMHVEPAPHHAAPEFSGAGHAAQPQAGSGQPCAEGGTTCR; via the coding sequence TTGCAGACCGCCTACATCCCCGTCCCGCAAACGACCCGCAACCGAGCCGCCCCGGCCTGGACCCCCGACGACATCCTGGCGCTGTACGCGATGCCGTTCATCGACTTGATGCACCGCGCCCAGCAGGTCCATCGTGCGCACTTCGACCCGAATGCCGTGCAGCTGTCCAGCCTGCTCTCGATCAAAACCGGGGGCTGTCCGGAGGATTGCGCGTACTGCCCGCAGTCGTCGCACTACGACACCGGGCTTGATGCCGACAAGCTGATGCCGCTGGATGAAGTGGTGGCCGCCGCGAAGGCCGCGCAGGCAGGCGGGGCGCAACGCTTTTGCATGGGCGCGGCCTGGCGCAGCCCGAAGCCGCACCATCTGGAAGCCGTGGCGCGGATGGTCAGCGCGGTGAAGTCCTTGGGGCTGGAAACCTGCGTCACGCTGGGCATGCTGCGCGACGGTCAGGCCGAGCAGCTCAAGGACGCCGGTCTGGACTACTACAACCACAACCTTGACACGTCGCCGGAGTTCTACGGCAAGATCATTTCCACCCGTACCTACCAGGACCGCCTGGATACGCTGGCGCGCGTGCGCGAGGCCGGCATCAGCGTGTGCTGCGGCGGCATTGTGGGCATGGGGGAATCGCGGCGGGAACGCGCCGGTTTGATCGCGCAACTGGCCAACATGGAGCCCTATCCTGAGTCGGTGCCAATCAACAACCTGGTCCAGGTGGAAGGCACGCCGCTGGCCAAGGTCGAGCCGCTGGACCCGTTCGAGTTCGTGCGCACGATCGCCGTGGCGCGCATCACGATGCCGCGCGCGGCCGTACGCTTGTCGGCCGGACGCGAAACCATGGACGACGCCATGCAGGCGCTGTGCTTCATGGCGGGCGCCAATTCGATGTTCTATGGCGACGCGCTGCTGACCACCGCCAACCCGCAGATGCAGGCCGACCAGCGCCTGCTGCAACGGCTGGGCATGCACGTGGAGCCGGCGCCGCACCATGCCGCGCCGGAGTTCTCGGGCGCGGGGCATGCCGCCCAACCTCAAGCCGGTTCCGGCCAACCCTGCGCAGAAGGCGGCACGACATGCCGTTGA
- a CDS encoding EamA family transporter, whose product MTPGVLYLLASVTCSVTVAVLLKLARRYDVDVRQAIAMNYAVAALLCWAVLKPNPAALFTPSTPWAVLAALGVLLPSVFLAMAAAVRHAGIVRSDAAQRLSLFIPLLAAFLLFGEPVNGRKLAAVLLAFAALACLLLRPTRWASAGAAARTAGTAATAATTAATTAATNAATTATTTVATTAAAAAATTTAATTTAATTNAATNAAASDGGIWLWPLAVWAGYGVIDILFKQVARAGTAFAGGLLLAFVLAGVLMLAYLLARRVRWQPRHLLAGVALGVANFGNILTYIRAHQSLPEHPALVFASMNMGVITLGTLVGALVFREPLTRINALGIALALGAIVVMAPW is encoded by the coding sequence TTGACCCCTGGCGTTCTTTACCTGTTGGCCAGCGTGACGTGCAGCGTCACAGTAGCCGTGCTGCTCAAGTTGGCGCGCCGCTACGACGTGGACGTGCGGCAGGCGATTGCCATGAACTACGCCGTGGCCGCCCTGCTTTGCTGGGCCGTGCTGAAACCGAACCCTGCCGCGCTGTTCACGCCGAGCACGCCGTGGGCCGTTCTGGCCGCGCTTGGGGTGCTGTTGCCCAGCGTGTTCCTGGCAATGGCGGCGGCGGTGCGCCACGCCGGCATCGTGCGCAGCGACGCGGCGCAGCGCCTGTCGCTGTTCATCCCGCTGCTGGCGGCGTTCCTGTTGTTTGGCGAACCCGTCAATGGCCGCAAGCTGGCGGCGGTCCTGCTGGCGTTTGCCGCGCTGGCGTGCTTGCTTCTGCGGCCGACGCGCTGGGCGTCGGCAGGCGCGGCTGCGCGCACCGCCGGGACCGCCGCGACTGCCGCCACGACTGCCGCCACGACTGCCGCCACGAACGCCGCCACCACCGCCACCACAACCGTCGCCACAACCGCCGCCGCCGCCGCCGCCACCACGACCGCCGCCACCACGACCGCCGCCACAACCAACGCCGCCACCAACGCCGCCGCCTCTGACGGTGGCATCTGGCTGTGGCCGCTGGCGGTGTGGGCGGGATACGGGGTGATCGATATCCTGTTCAAGCAGGTGGCGCGCGCCGGCACCGCGTTTGCCGGCGGGCTGCTGTTGGCCTTCGTGCTGGCGGGCGTGTTGATGTTGGCGTATCTGCTGGCGCGCCGGGTGCGTTGGCAGCCACGCCATCTGCTGGCGGGCGTGGCGCTTGGCGTGGCCAATTTTGGCAACATCCTGACCTACATCCGCGCGCACCAGTCCTTGCCTGAACATCCGGCGCTGGTGTTTGCGTCGATGAACATGGGCGTGATCACGCTCGGGACGCTGGTGGGCGCGTTAGTGTTTCGTGAGCCGCTGACCCGGATCAACGCGCTGGGTATCGCGCTGGCGCTGGGCGCGATCGTCGTGATGGCGCCCTGGTAA
- a CDS encoding peroxiredoxin, translating into MTIKVGDRVPEGTLTEFIETETAGCSLGPNAFQVSDLTRGKTIALFALPGAFTPTCSAKHLPGYVEQADALKAKGVDEIWCVAVNDAFVMGAWGREQKTEGRVRMLADGSALWTKELGLELDLIARGMGVRSQRYSALIVDGVVKQLNVEGPGKFEVSDAATLLSQI; encoded by the coding sequence ATGACGATCAAAGTCGGCGACCGCGTGCCGGAAGGCACCCTGACCGAATTCATCGAAACCGAAACCGCCGGCTGCTCGCTGGGCCCCAACGCGTTCCAGGTTTCCGACCTGACCCGCGGCAAGACCATCGCGCTGTTCGCCCTGCCGGGCGCGTTCACCCCCACCTGCTCGGCCAAGCACCTGCCTGGCTACGTGGAACAAGCCGACGCCCTCAAGGCCAAGGGCGTGGACGAAATCTGGTGCGTGGCCGTCAACGACGCGTTCGTCATGGGCGCCTGGGGCCGCGAACAAAAGACCGAAGGCCGTGTCCGCATGCTGGCCGATGGCTCGGCGCTGTGGACCAAGGAACTGGGTCTGGAACTGGACCTGATCGCGCGCGGCATGGGCGTGCGTTCGCAACGCTACTCGGCGCTGATCGTCGACGGCGTGGTCAAGCAGCTGAACGTGGAAGGTCCTGGCAAGTTCGAAGTCAGCGACGCCGCCACGCTGCTGTCGCAAATCTGA
- a CDS encoding dienelactone hydrolase family protein, which yields MKDQDAHFDSLLPPLRLDRRGFIATTVAAGFSLAAGQAVAQTAIATDAKGLTAGKIDIPTADGKMPAYRAAPEGKKNLPTVIVVSEIFGVHEYIQDVCRRLAHLGYLAIAPELFARQGDPSKYTEIPKLQAEIIGKVPDIQVQGDLDATAKWAAANGGNPDRLGIVGFCWGGRQVWLYAAHNPKLRAGAAFYGQLAGEPSELKPKSVLSLVNELKAPVLGAYGGKDAGIPLTDVDKMRIELAKGPAPAKASRIDVYPEAPHAFHADYRPSYRKPEAEQAWTRMLDWFKQNGL from the coding sequence ATGAAAGATCAGGACGCGCACTTCGACAGCCTGCTGCCGCCCCTGCGGCTGGATCGGCGGGGCTTCATCGCCACGACCGTCGCGGCGGGCTTTTCCCTGGCTGCCGGGCAAGCCGTGGCGCAGACCGCCATCGCCACCGACGCCAAGGGGCTGACGGCGGGCAAGATCGATATTCCAACCGCCGACGGCAAGATGCCGGCCTACCGCGCGGCGCCCGAAGGCAAGAAGAACCTGCCCACCGTCATCGTCGTGTCCGAGATCTTCGGCGTGCACGAATATATCCAGGACGTGTGCCGACGCCTGGCGCACCTGGGCTATCTGGCGATCGCGCCGGAACTGTTCGCGCGCCAGGGCGACCCGTCCAAGTACACCGAAATCCCCAAGCTGCAAGCCGAGATCATCGGCAAGGTGCCTGACATCCAGGTGCAGGGCGATCTGGATGCCACCGCAAAGTGGGCGGCCGCCAACGGCGGCAACCCCGACCGGCTGGGCATCGTGGGCTTTTGCTGGGGTGGCCGCCAGGTGTGGCTGTACGCGGCCCACAACCCCAAGCTGCGCGCGGGCGCGGCGTTCTACGGGCAGTTGGCGGGCGAACCCAGCGAACTCAAACCCAAATCGGTGCTGAGCCTGGTGAACGAATTGAAAGCGCCCGTGCTGGGCGCCTACGGCGGCAAGGACGCCGGTATTCCGCTGACGGACGTGGACAAGATGCGCATCGAACTGGCCAAGGGCCCGGCCCCGGCAAAGGCGTCGCGCATCGACGTCTACCCGGAAGCACCGCACGCGTTCCATGCGGACTACCGGCCGTCGTACCGCAAGCCGGAAGCCGAGCAGGCCTGGACGCGGATGCTGGATTGGTTCAAGCAGAACGGGCTGTAG